In the Desulfitobacterium hafniense DCB-2 genome, GGGCATCAAAACGGCGGAGAGCTATCTCCATTCGGAGCCGAACTCATGCCTGAGGCATAGTGGCCAGTGAAGATATTTCTTTTGCAGAGAATCTGCCCACCGTCTTGCAATTTCAGGTTCTAAAAGGGTCTTGGAGATATAGGAAATAGCCTCTTGAATCTGTGCTGTGGTAAGAAAAGTTAACTTTACCTCATACTCCATGCTTAAAGGTCCTCACGAATCTTCGCAAAAGCTTCATTCACACCTAGCGTTCAGCAATGAAGCGTGCGCTGGACTGCGTGCAGAGGCACGAAAGCCATTTATGCCTTTTCAGCCAGAACTTTATCTAATATAGCATCTATACACTCCCGGGTGACAGGTTTGCCTACCACTTGTAAAGGCTGGATCTGCATGAATTGATCGTGATCATCATCAGCTGTGACAAATACGATGCTGCATGCTGACATGGAATCGGATTGCTGTATGAGTTTGGCGGTTTCGAGGCCAGTCAGCTTTTTCATGCTATTATCAAGGAAAAGAAGGTCGAGAATCATATCAAGTTTATGAAGTTCTTCGAGAAGCTCTTCACCGCTGCCAAACTGGTGAATATCAAATAGAATCCCCTTCTCTTTTTCATATAAAAGAATAAATTCCTCTAATAGCTGGCGACACAAGGGTCTGTCATCGCAAACACCGATACTAAACAAAACTTATCTCCTCCACATATCCAACGCGGGCTTTGTAAAATGATCTTAGGACAAATAGTCCTAAATGTCAATAGGACTTATCGTCCTAAGATATACTTGCTTTGGTGATGATGATGCGATTAAGAATACGTGATATTCGTGAAGATCATGATCTAACCCAACAGCAAGTTGCAAAATACTTAAGGTGCGATCAATCTTTATACTCCAAATATGAGCGAGGGGAGCGTGATGTTCCACTGAATGTCATGATTAAACTCGCAAAGTTTTATAAAACCAGCATTGACTATCTGGTCGGACTTACAGAAAATAAGCGTCCCTATCACTGAGCCTATATTTCAGTGTCCGGCGGAAATACTCTGTGGGTTAACGCCGCATTTTTAGCCGGCATCGTATTACTGTCTTCTCGAAAGATCAAAACAGCGGGGTATCAAGCCCCGCTGTTTTGATCTTTATGCACTTCCGACTTAAGCAAGTCTTTAGAATGAGTTACTTCCTTTCTCAATATATCCCCATTTAAATGATAGGGTTTGCTGAGCTAGGATTTATAAAGAGTTCTTATAAATCTGAATGATATCTTCCAGCTTGGCCAGGCGCGGGTTGGTCAGACTGCAGGCATCTTTCATGGCATTGACGGCCATGGTTTGCAGATCCTCTTCTTTTACGCCCAGCTCAGTGAGTCCGCTGGGTATGCTGATATCCTGGGATAAGGTTGTCATTGCCGTCAAAGCCTTTTCTGCGGCATCTCTGGCCGATAAATTCTTTATTTCCTCACCCAGAGCTTCGGCAATGTCTACGAAGCGCTCAAGGTTTCCAATCAGATTAAAGCGGGATACACGAGGTAAAAGGATGGCGTTGCAAACACCATGAGGTAGATTATAGAAACCGCCTAACTGATGGGCCATAGCGTGAACATAACCTAAGCTGGCATTGTTAAAGGCCATACCGGCCAGGAATTGGGCATAGGCCATTTGGTCCCGGGCTTCAAAATCCTGGCCGTTGGCAACAGCACGGCGAAGGTACTTGCTGATGAGCTTAATCGCCATCAAGGCAGCTGAATCAGTAATAGGGGTAGCTGCAGTGGAGACGTAGGCCTCAACAGCGTGAGTCAGGGCATCCATACCGGTGGCGGCGGTCAGAGGGGCAGGCTTTCCGATCATCAATAAGGGGTCATTGATGGAGACATTGGGGGTAGCATGCCAGTCCACGATAGCCATTTTAATATGGCGGTCCGTATCGGTAATAATACAGAACCGGGTCATCTCGCTGGCTGTTCCTGCCGTAGTGTTGACAGCAATCATCGGTACCATAGGTTTTGCGGATTTATCCACTCCTTCAAAATCACGGATATTGCCGCCGTTTCCGGCAACCAAACCCACACCTTTGGCACAATCGTGAGCAGACCCCCCTCCCAGTGAGACAATCATATTGCAGTTTTCTTTTTCAAACACGGCCACGCCATCATGAACATTCTTATCGGTAGGATTAGGTTCCGCTCCGGGATAGATGACAACCTTTACGCCCTCAGCTTCAATAATCTCCGCGATCTGTTTGGCCAGTCCGCTCTGATTAAGGAAAGCATCCGTCACCAGAAGAGCTGTTTTGCCTCCCAGGATTTTTGCCTGTTTTCCGGCCTCCTGGGCTGCACCGGCCCCCATAAGATTGACGGTCGGCATGTAGTAGCCATAGACTTGATGCACGACAGACATAGTGTATCCTCCTTGCATTTTATTTCCCTTTCGGGATAGTTGACTTACTACAATGCAATTCACATGCCATCCGAAGCTTAGAGAAGCAAAATATATTGAATAGGCTCAATATTCAGAAATATATTCTTAACTCTTGGGACTGGGAGTGTTTTTTAGCTGGGAATTTATGAAATTTCTGCTCCATTCCTGCACATTGAGCATTGACAAGTGCTCTATATTGGCACACAAGGTTATTTGGCGACAAGGTTGTTCCAGCTGCTGGGATGTGCTATTCTAATTATATAGTTGTACTTTTCAAATTTATTTGAATATTTATTTTAAGAGAGGGTTCACTTATGAATGTCCATTGGCGAAAATTTCTCAAAGGCGAACTTATTGAGAACGGAATCGCTCCAATGATCTACCGTTCCTGGCAACGGAGCGTAAGCTACAATGTCAATCATACTGAAATCTCTCAAAATATGATCTTAACTACCTCTCAATTACGTGAATTAAAGGACTCTCAGGAAGATATCATCCGCGCCGCTGAATCTGTGCTGCCCCACCTGGGCAAGCTGTTGCAAAGTGCCAACTACACTGTCTTATTAGGTGAAAAAAAAGGCTTCATTTTAGAAGCGTTAGGAGATGGTCCGTTTCTGACCAAAGCGCAAAAGATTCATCTTTCTCCCGGGGCGAATTGGCGGGAAGATATCAAAGGTACCAATGCCATAGGAACAGCACTCACTGAGGATTGTCCCATCACAGTCTCCGGCTGTGAGCACTTTGTCCAGGAAAATCATTTCATGTCCTGTTGGGCGGCACCCATTCATGATGTACAGGGAGAAATTGTTGGGTTTATCGATATAAGCGGTGAAACGGGAAATCATCAGGAGCAGATCATTGGGATTGCCATTTTAGGGGCAAAGCTGATAGAGCAAAATTTGCGCACCTTAGATATTGAGCGTCAGCTTAAATTTTATCGTGAAGGGGCAAAGCTGGCTATCGATCTGCTCAAGGAAGGATTCATTTCCATAGACCGGTTTGGCGTGGTTACCAATATCAGCCCCAGCGGGGCATCCCTGATTGGACGCAAGCGCAACGATATTATTGGCAAGCCTGTTGCAGAGGTATTCAGTGCTCCCAAAGGCTGGATAGTCAATAATCAAGCGCTGGATCTTCACTTGAAAAATCAGTCCGGTCATGAGATCGCCTCATCCTGGCGGCGGGTTGCCGATGAGTCGGGAGAATTCCTCGGAGCATTTGGAACGGTGCAGCTCACTGAGCCGCAAACCGCGAGTCCTGTTTGGGTCGGAAGCAGTCCCAGCTCTCGACAGATTATGGATCGTGTTTATAAGGCGGCTGCCGCTCCCTCTTCTGTTCTTATTCAAGGGGAAAGCGGGACCGGAAAGGAAATTGTTGCCCGTATGATCCATGACTTCAGCTCCTTCAGAGAGGGTCCCTTTGTAGCTCTTAACTGTGCAGCACTGCCCAGTTCTCTTTTAGAGAGTGAATTATTTGGTTATGCTGACGGAGCTTTTACCGGTTCCCGCCGGGGCGGTCAACCGGGCAAATTTGAATTAGCTCACCAGGGAACGATTTTCCTGGACGAGATTGGCGACATGCCTTTGACGGCACAAGTTGCTCTGCTCCGCGTACTTCAAGAAAAGGAAGTCACCCGAATCGGAGGGACAAAACCACACAAAATAAATGTTCGGATCATTGCCGCCACCCATAAAGATTTAAAATCTTTGGTTGAGGCCAAGACGTTCCGTTTGGATCTTTACTACCGGCTCAAAGTTATCACCATTGAACTTTCGCCCCTTCGGGAACGGCTGGAGGACATTAGGGACCTGGTTCCGTATTTTATTCAAAAATCATGCACCCTGAATCAGCTTACCTGTTGCGGAATCGAGGACAATGTCTATCCCTACCTTTACGCCTACTCCTGGCCGGGAAATGTCCGCGAATTGGAAAACTGTATCGAAAGCATGATTGCCATGGCCAATTCCCATGTCTTAACAGTTGACGATTTGCCCTTGGAGCTCAGGCAAATCCCCGACTCCAAAAGGGTAGAGAGTCCCTCCCTCCTTGATCAGCAAACTAAACAAACGATTTTAGCTGCTCTTGCCCAGACTCAGGGGAAAATTGCTCCGGCAGCGCGGCTGTTAGGCATTGGTCGGAATACCCTGTATAGGAAAATAAAAGAGTTTGATATAAGTGTTTTTTGATTTAACATTCATTAGGAGACAAGAAAAACCGAGGCTCGCCTCGGTTTTTCTTGATCATAAAACATAAGGAAAATGTCGCAATATGAAAATATTGTCACAATTTAGGACTGATTTACCTCGATGGAGGGGCTTCTGTCCGTAAAAAATGGGAATTTCTTGGATTGGCACGATTATTGCAACTTTATAAAAGAAGCCGCAATTACATGTAAATAATTGCTCAGAATAAGGTTATGCAAGTAACCAAAAGGGAGAGATCAGGTGTTGAAAAGTCTGGCTACAAAATTTGTGTTCTTGATCAGTATTCTTCTCATCATCGTTTGTGGAAGCCTTGGGTTTATCAGCAATCATTTTTCTTCTCAAGCGGTACTCAAAGAGGTCAATCAATCGTTGGAGATAGTTTCCCGGGAGACGGCGCTGGCATTGAAGAACGACCTGGAAAGACAGCTTGGTTTATTAGAACTCCTCGCCAACCTGGAGGCGATTAAGGACCCGGAGGTGCCCGCGGAAGAAAAAGTAAGGGTTTTGAAAAGTGAAATCCAACGGGCAGGATATATAGATTTGGGGATTGCGGACTTAGAGGGAAACTTAATCAACGGTCAGGGAGTGGCCGGGGTCAATATCGCCGATCAGGACTACTTCAAGGAAGCCATAGCCGGCAAAGCCGTAGCCTCCGATCCCAAAACAAGCAAGGTTGACGACTCCGTAATTACTGCTTATGCGGTCCCCGTCAAACATGGCAGCCAAATCATCGGTGCTTTAATTGCCACCCGTGACGGCTACGAGTTGTCCAGGTTTACCCAGTCTATAGAACTGGGCGGCTCCAGAGCTGTTTTTGTGATCAACGGTCAGGGTACGGCCATTGCCAATGCGGACCTTGAAAAGGTTAAAACCATGGACAATATTTTTAAAAATGCTGAAAAAGACCCCGGACTGGCCGATTTTGCGGCATTGCAAAAGAAAATGGTCGCCGGAGAAAGCGGTGTGGGTTCATATATTTACGGAGGGATAAAAAAATATACAGGATACGCTCCTGTGGAGGGAACAACCTGGTCATTAGCCGTAACTGCTCCACAGAAGGAAGTTATGGCTGGGGTCGATAATCTGAGGAAAATCCTGATTATCTGTTCCTTTGCCTTCTTTTTGATCGGGATCGTTGCTGCTTATGGATTCACCCGCAATATTGTCGGCCCCCTCAATCAGTTGGTGGATAAAATTCAGGAAGTGGCCAAAGGAAATCTGGCCGTAGAAGATGTGGAAGTCAAGAGCAGGGATGAAGTGGGCCTTGTAGGGGACGCCCTGAACACCATGCTGGGGAGTCTGCGGGACTTGGTAAACACTGCCGGCGCTCTGGCCGAACAGGTGGCCGCCTCCTCCCAGGAACTGACCACCGGTGCGGAGCAGCAGGCCAAAGCGGCCAGTGAAGTGGCCAGCACCATAACCAATTTAGCCTTGGGGGCGGAAAATCAGGAAAAAAGCGTGGATGAAATAACCGCCTCCGTCGAAGAAATTTCAGTCACCATAGAACAATTGGCGGTCAACAGCAACAGAGTTGCCCAACAAACAAAAGAAGCGGCGACGGCTTCTTCTCAAGGACAGAAATCGGCGCTGCGGGCTGTGGAACAAATGAAGAATATAGGCGAAGTCTCTGTGAAGGTTCAGAGCGCCGTGGGCCGCTTGGCTGTCAGTTCCCAGGAAATCAGTGAAATCAATGATGTGATTTCGGGAATAGCGGAACAAACCAATCTGCTGGCTTTGAATGCGGCTATTGAAGCCGCCAGAGCGGGGGAGCAGGGCCGGGGATTTGCCGTAGTAGCCGAAGAAGTGCGCAAACTGGCCGAACAGTCTCAGGCCGCAGCTAAGCAGATTGCCCAGCGTATCACCCTGAATCAGTCCCATATTACGGATGCGGTGACGGCGATTGAATTAAGCAGTGAAGATATTCAAGCGGGCATAGAAGTGGTCAATACCGCCGGGGGGGCTTTTGAAGATATCGATACCCTTATGAGCATGGTATCAAGCCAAGTGGCGGAGATTTCAACCGCCATCCAGCAGCTTGCCCAAGGGAGCCAGAGCATCGTTGAAGCCGTCCGCAGTCTGGAGAGCATTACCAAAGAGAATATGGACACCTCCCAAACAGTATCTGCCGCCACCGAAGAGCAGACAGCATCCATCGAGGAAATCGCCGCTTCCAGTCAGAACCTGGCTGCAATGGCGGAAAGTCTGCAGGTAAGTCTCAGCAAATTTACGGTTTAAAACGTTGAGCAAGGAACATTCAAACTGTTCATTCCCATTACCTGTATGCACAAGAAGGGAAGCGCGGAGACCATCGCAAACGTATCCAGTCCTGCCAAAGGAAAATTAGCCTGCCGCCAAACGTTTTAACGTCGAGAGGCAGGCTTTTGGTTCTATACATGGATGGAGCTTAACCTAAGCAACAGTATAAATTTTTACATCAGGGTCGGCACTCCACAGGGGCTTAAGACCAAGGAAAACATCATTTTTGAACATATCACTGGTTAAGTAGGCCTGGGCATTTTCCACGCTGTCAAAGCCATGCAGAACTTGTACATCTTCCCCGCGGATAAGCAGGTCTTTGGTAAGAGCGCCTTTGATCTGGCGCAAGAAAGGCTGCCGGTAGTCAGCATAGATTTTTCCGGCCGCCGGGCGATCGGCTTCCTTAATCACCATAGTGATTTCAAGATATGCTTTTACACTCATGTTCCATTCCTCCATTGGCGTTAATTTTTAGGGGTTTGACCATGACTGGAGTATAACAAACCCACTATGAACGCTCAATATATTAGGAATTTTATGAGTGACTAATAAATTTAATAGTAACTATTTTTTAAGCTGGTCGCAAGTTTTACAGGGGGGAAGTTTTTTCTCCAATTCATCTTTGGTCTGCTGTCGTGACCATTGGCAGATGTTCTGAAGAATCGGCAACACTGAGCGTCCTCTGTCTGTCAGTGCGTACTCTACTTTGGGAGGAATTTCGTTATATTGTGTCCGTTCAATTAATTCATCGGCAATAAGCTCTTTAAGCATAGCGGCAAGGACCGCATCGGTAATATTGCCCAGTTCTTTTCTGATGGCATTATAGCGAATCACTGTGTTTGTAGAAAGCACACATAATATTCTCGCTTTCCACTTCCCGCCGAAGACATCAAGGCCGTATTCGATGGGACACATGATTTCTTTTTCGATTTTAGGTTCATATTTCATAATGATCTCCTCACTTCTCATTTACTTAGTGACTATAGCAAATGATAGTTAAATCAGCAATGTGCTGGACACCATAAGCTCATGGCCCTTAAGATAGAACAAGACAAGCATAAACTACCTAATAAGCAGGAGCAGAGAGGGACTATGGATGAGCAAACCATTGATTGTATACTACTCTTATTCCGGTACAACAAGGAGTTTAGCAGAGGATATAGCGATTATTACCGATGGAGATATCAGAGAATTAATTCCGGAAAAACCTTATTCATTTACCTATAATGGCGCAACAAAAGAAGCAAGAACTGAAATCGAAAGGGGATACTGTCCTAAGCTATTGTCTGGAAATGAGCCCATCGATGATTATGACTATATCTTTATCGGAACACCGAATTGGTTTAAATCGTTTGCACCGCCGATCCTGAGCTTTTTGCGCAGCGTTGATTTGAAGGGGAAAACGGTTATTCCCTTTTGCACCCATGGCGGCGGGGGATTTGGGCAAATAGAGATCAATATAGCTCAGGAATGCCCTGATGCGAAGTTGCTGCCAGGATTGGCTGTGACAGGCGATTTTGAAGAACAGCAAGTTCAAGATTGGCTTCTTTGCCTTTCCTGCCTGAAGCAGTTATGATAAACTCAGAGCTTTTTAAGCTGTTCGTACTAATCACCTGTATGTGTAAGAAGGGGATAGTTTGTGTGAACCTCCCCGACCTACGCTGCACTAAGAGGATCGGGGCTTCTGGCTAATACCTTATGCCTGTCTCAATGGATAGTCCATTTGGCTTACCCCACCCCTTAGGGCGTGAGTCCATCACTCGGCTTCAGCCAGCAACTCTATGTCTTGCGGCATAGAGGCCAGGTTCATGGCGTCTACTACTTCCCGCCTTCAGGCGATCCGTAGATACTTGTAGTCTTTCAAGACGATCGCTTGATAGTGGCCATACAGGTGTTGGGTTAAGATATTACCCGCTCCATGCAGATCCCGATGCTGTACATAACCACAGCCACAGTGATATGTTCTGGAAGAGGGCACACGCCTCTTCCCACAAACGGGGCACGTTTGTGTAGTGTAGGCTTCATCCACTTTCTTCAGGCTGATTCCTTCAGCAGCCAATTTATACTGTAAATAGCGCCGGGTTTTACCAAAGGTCCATTGGGAGAGGTTCTGGTTGATTCTTCGCGAACGCTTCCGCTGAGTCTGTTTCTTCTTCGGTGACGTGTGACGCTGGATTCCTTCTACATCTCCTATGACTACATCCTTGACGGCGTTGTCCAGGCACCAACGGACGAATTCACGGGTGGTTTTATGGAGGGCATCGGTGAGTTGAGCCTCACTCTTACTAAGGACATAATGGAAGGCCCGCCGGTATTTTTTCCACTGGCGGGAACCTTTTTGACAGTGGGCCATCTTTCGCTGCAGTTCCTTCAACTTCTTATTCCGTAACCGTTTGATGCTGCGAAGTTTGCGCCCGGTGATGAGGAGACCTTGTCCCTGGTCAGTGACTGAAGCGAGGGTGTGTATTTCGCCTAAGTCAATGGCTGCTGTGCCCTGAGCAGGATTCGCTTTGGGCGAAATACCGTCTTCAAAGGCCATGGCTAATTTGAGACCTCGGTCATAGACAAGCTCAATTTCTTTAATCTGTCCGGGAGGACAGTGAGCAACACGGACGGTAATGGGTTTCTGACGCTTCCCCTCCCAAAGCCCCAGGCTTAATTCGATGCGGCCCTTCTCACCGATACGAAAGCCATCTTTTTTCCAACGGGTGTTGAAATGATGCTTTTCTTTATAGGGGTAGCGGATTTGGGTGTAGCCTAAGGCTCTCGCTTGCAGGGCGTTTTCACGGGCATCGAGATATTTTTCATAGACTGCCTGGATGGATTGGCTGTGGATGGGATATCGTCCTTTTGTAGCTAAGTGGAGCTCTTTGCGGCTTAGCCAAGTGTTGGTTCTTTGTCCATGCTCTTTTGCTAAGTCGAGGCACTGATTCCAAATTTGGGCGGAAATGCGATTACAGGCATAGAGACGATTGAGATTGTCTTGGGAAGTCCGGAAAGGGAGTTTATAGACTCGAATGATGAGGAACACCTCCTTCATCCATATTGGCTATATTTTACCATAAAGAAAGGAGATTGGGAACAATTGTTCGATGATAGTTTGAGGTCGGCGATTCATCTCAACACCTTAGAGGTGGGAGTCTTCTCGCCGTACGTTCATAAAATTCTGATTGTGGAAGACGATGCCACCATTGCCGAGGCTATCCGCAAACATATCCAGTCCTGGGGTCTGGAAGCCCGCTGTGTGGAGGATTTCCGGAACGTCCTGGCTGAGTTCGCCGCACTGGACCCCCAGCTGGTGCTGCTGGACATCGCCCTGCCTTTTTATAACGGCTACCACTGGTGCGGGGAGATCCGCAAAGTGTCCCAGGTCCCCATTATGTTCATTTCCTCGGCAGGGGACAACATGAATATCGTCATGGCCATGAACATGGGGGGAGACGACTTTATCGCCAAGCCCTTTGATCTGAATGTGCTCACAGCCAAAATACAGGCCATTCTGCGCCGGACCTATCACTTCGCCGGACAGGTCAAGATCCTGGAACATCGCGGAGCTTTGCTGAATACGGCCGACGCCAGCCTGACCTATCAGGGACAGCATATCGAACTGACGAAAAACGATTACCGCATCCTCCAGGCCCTGATGGAAAACAAGGGCAGGGTGGTCAGCCGGGATACCCTGATGCAGCGGCTGTGGGAAACGGACAGCTTTGTGGATGAAAATACCCTGACCGTCAACATGACCCGCCTGCGCAAGAAACTGGAGGCCGCAGGGTTGAAGGATTTTATCATTACCAAAAAAGGGTTGGGCTATCTGATTGAGTGAAAGGCGCCGGGCAGAGCGGGATTGCCCGGCAGAGTGGGGAAGGGAAACACCGGCCCAGTGAAGAGGGTCCGGTAAGCTGGAATAAGGAGCCGGTCGATGGACTTGTTTTTCTCTTATCTGAAGTCACAGTGTAAAATTATCGGAGCATTCCTGGGCTTTTGCCTCATCTTTGCTATAGTGTTTGCCCTTTATGAACTGCCGGTGGAAGCAGTGGGTTACGGAGCGGTGCTCTGTGCTTTTCTGGGCGTGATCCTGGTGGTTCTGGATTACAGGGCTTTTTATGAGAGGCATAAACGGCTGGAGGCTCTGCGCCGGGAAATCACGGTGACCGCCGCCGGTCTTCCCCAGCCTTGGGGACCCCTGGAGGAAGACTATCAGGCCGTCATCCGGGTTCTTTATGAAGATAAGCTGCAGCTGACCGGCCACATGCGCCAGCGGTATACGGATCTGGTAGAATACTATACGGTATGGGCCCATCAGATCAAGACCCCTATCGCCGCCATGGGGCTTCTTCTGCAAGGGGAGCAGGGGGACACCCCACACAGCCGGGAGCTGAGGGAGGAGCTTCAGCGCATTGAACACTATGTGGAAATGGTCCTCTGCTATCTGCGGCTGGAGGCTCCCGCCACGGATTATCTGATCCGGGAGTATGATTTGGACGGCATAATCAAACAGGCGGTGCGCAAATATGCTTCTCAGTTTATCCGCCGGAAGATCCGGCTGGAGTATGAACCCCTGAACTGCTGGGTTTTGACGGATGAAAAATGGCTCCTGTTCGTCATTGAGCAGATCCTGTCCAACGCTCTTAAGTACACCCGGTCCGGGACCATCGCCATTACCCTGGAAGAGCCGAAAACCCTGTGCATCCGGGATACCGGCATGGGCATCGCACCGGAAGACCTGCCCCGGATTTTTGAAAAGGGCTATACCGGCTTTAACGGGCGCACAGATAAGAAAGCCAGCGGCATAGGGCTCTACCTCTGCCGCCGGATCTGCCGCAATCTGGGCCATGAGATCACCGCCGTTTCTGCTGCCGGCAGGGGCACGGAGATCCGGCTCGATCTGCAAAGCGCTGAATTGGCAATAGAATAAGCAACCTTGCAAAAAAGTAAGGTTAAACGGGGAAATGTAAGCCAAAGCCATGGCGGATATTTCCCTGTTTTGCGTAAACTAGAGTCAGGACATGTTTACTTGCAGCCAAATCATGGGGGAAAGATGAGCGTGTCTCAGCCTTGGATTTGCAGATAACGGAGGAGAAGAAATTAATGACGATTTTAGAAGTCAATCATTTAGAAAAAGTGTATACCACCCGCTTTGGGAGCCAGAAGATTCAGGCTTTGGCCAGTGTGTCCTTCAGCGTGGAAAAGGGAGAGTACGTAGCCATTATGGGGGAGTCGGGTTCCGGCAAAACCACTCTGCTTAATATTCTGGCTGCTCTGGATAAGCCTACCGGGGGCACGGTCCTTCTCGACGGGCACAATCTGAGCAAGATCAGAGAGTCTGACATTGCCGCCTTCCGCCGGGATAATTTAGGCTTTGTGTTTCAGGATTTTAATCTGCTGGACACCTTTTCTCTTGAGGATAATATCTTCCTGCCTCTGGTCCTGGCCGGCAAATCCTACCCGGAAATGAAAGCACGGCTCACCCCCATTGCCAGGAAGCTGGGGATTGTGGAGCTGCTTGCCAAATATCCCTATGAGGTATCGGGGGGACAGAAGCAGAGAGCGGCGGTAGCCCGGGCCCTGATTACCAATCCCCGGCTGATCCTGGCGGACGAGCCTACCGGAGCTCTGGATTCCAAAGCCACGGATGAACTGCTCCGCCTGTTTGGGGAGATCAACCGGGAGGGGCAGACCCTTTTGATGGTGACCCACTCAGTCAAGGCGGCCAGTCATGCCGGCCGGGTGCTGTTCATTAAAGATGGGGAGGTATTTCACCAGATTTACCGGGGGAACAGCAGCAATGAGGCGTTGTATCAGAAGATATCCGATACCCTTACCCTGCTGGCGACAGGGGGGGACAGACCATGACAGGGGGACTTTATCTCAGACTGGCCCTGACCGCCATGGCCAAAAACCGCAAGCTTTACCTGCCTTATATACTGACCTGCATGGGTATGGTCATGATGTTTTACATCATCTCTTTTCTAGCGGTCAATCCTGCCGTGGGCGCCATGCCCGGCGGGGGTTCCCTGCAGGCGATCCTGACTTTGGGCCGGGGGGTCATGGGAGTATTTTCCTTGATCTTCCTGTTTTATACCAACTCCTTTTTGATTCGGAAACGGAAAAGAGAATTTGGCCTTTATAATATTCTCGGCATGGGCAAATGGAACCTGGCCCGGATTCTTACCTGGGAGAGCCTTGTGATCGGGACTGTTTCGGTGGCCGGGGGCCTGTTCTGCGGCGTCCTCTTTGCCAAGGTTGCCGAGCTGTCCCTGGCTCATGTGCTCAAGAGCACCATCCAATCCGGATTTTCCGTGGACTGGCCATCCCTTTTAGAGGCCGCCCTCCTCTTTGCCGCTATTTTTCTGCTGATTCTGCTCAATGGGCTGCGGCAGATTCATGTCTCCAAGCCCGTGGAGCTGCTGCGCAGCGACACCGTGGGGGAAAAGCCCCCCAAGGCTAATTGGGCCCTGGCTTTGCCGGGAGTGCTCATTCTGGCCGGAGCCTATTATCTGGCCCTCAGCATTCAGCAGCCCCTGGCGGCCATGCTCTGGTTCTTTGTGGCGGTGGTGATGGTGATCATAGGGACTTACCTGCTGTTTATTGCCGGTTCCGTGGTCTTCTGCCGGCTTTTGCAGAAGAACAAAAGGTACTATTACAAGACCAGTCATTTTGTTTCCGTTTCCTCCATGGTTTATCGTATGAAACGCAACGGGGCCGGGCTGGCTTCCATCTGCATCCTCTCCACCATGGTGCTGGTGATGCTGTCCTCGACGGTCTGCCTGTATATAGGAGCGGAGGACAGTCTGCGCTCCCGGTATCCCCGGCAGGTGGAGGTGGAGATCCACTCCATCGATCCGGCTTATACCGCTGCCCTGACCGGGGCTGTGGACAAAGCTCTGGAAAAGAGGGGCCTCCAGCCGGAAAACAGTCTTAGTTACCGCTATCTGGGGGTGACCGGATATCTGGAAGGGGAGCAGGTGAGCTTCAAGCGCGAACAGGGTCAGACCTTGCGGAATGAGGATTCGGCCAACCTCCGGCAGTTGTTGATCATTCCCCTGGAGGATTATAACCGGCTGACAGGAGC is a window encoding:
- a CDS encoding FtsX-like permease family protein, which translates into the protein MTGGLYLRLALTAMAKNRKLYLPYILTCMGMVMMFYIISFLAVNPAVGAMPGGGSLQAILTLGRGVMGVFSLIFLFYTNSFLIRKRKREFGLYNILGMGKWNLARILTWESLVIGTVSVAGGLFCGVLFAKVAELSLAHVLKSTIQSGFSVDWPSLLEAALLFAAIFLLILLNGLRQIHVSKPVELLRSDTVGEKPPKANWALALPGVLILAGAYYLALSIQQPLAAMLWFFVAVVMVIIGTYLLFIAGSVVFCRLLQKNKRYYYKTSHFVSVSSMVYRMKRNGAGLASICILSTMVLVMLSSTVCLYIGAEDSLRSRYPRQVEVEIHSIDPAYTAALTGAVDKALEKRGLQPENSLSYRYLGVTGYLEGEQVSFKREQGQTLRNEDSANLRQLLIIPLEDYNRLTGAGETLGQNEILLYSSKGDYAYDRLEVAGAGTLKIKKTVSKFVDNGMDGMQVVPSFFIVVPELAYMDAVFEKQREIYGDRASSLYHYYGFDLNLAEEVQIALREDIAESVSRMQLEDPQFPAASIHSVAQERADFYALYGGLLFLGVLLGIVFILGAVLIMYYKQISEGYEDQARFDIMQKVGMTRREIRKSINSQVLTVFFLPLAAAGVHITFAFPMISKLMALFSLTNTSLLAAVTVGCYLVFTLFYVLVYVFTSRAYYSIVSGGVEH